One part of the Gadus macrocephalus chromosome 8, ASM3116895v1 genome encodes these proteins:
- the LOC132463299 gene encoding guanine nucleotide-binding protein G(I)/G(S)/G(O) subunit gamma-5-like, producing the protein MSSSSNLVAMKKIVQQLRFEASINRVKVSQAAADLQQFCMQNAMQDPLLTGVSSSTNPFRPQKVCSFL; encoded by the exons ATGTCCAGTTCTTCAAATCTCGTCGCCATGAAGAAAATTGTGCAGCAGCTACGCTTTGAGGCGAGCATTAACAGAGTGAAG GTGTCCCAAGCTGCTGCAGACCTCCAACAATTTTGCATGCAGAATGCCATGCAGGACCCTCTCCTGACCGGAGTGTCGTCCAGCACTAATCCTTTCAGACCACAGAAAGTCTGTTCCTTTTTGTGA
- the ssx2ipa gene encoding synovial sarcoma, X breakpoint 2 interacting protein a, with translation MGDWSRTSPLGVSMENSEISSISRVTLSSSRQNHDSLYSSSLPLSKSSHNVLSAFCIEENVPQCILYINQELVSLGLASMCIATPVEATLNSVPALNAMYELLQAQRRSQRSLEELERDLLRTSSTLEHLQTGNYRLKDQLELLKREKSGLHEKERQLQLKIETLQSCLKSEKEEIQKLQNIIAGRASQYSHDAKRKERECVKLKERLGQLLIDKRDKKLAIDVLNYLGRSDGKRIQWKTGKAGTSHEGDMYKSLLNDYEARQQSLMVENSELKKVLQQMKRDMMYILSPHKPCAKGSPGDDSHERGFPPAGLEGEDEVGECSRENLDQSCEQAREQLTYSIRLQWRRLKNHMEKLDSQVSLAQTQQQSGSEEAVPREVHEEEMQRMRLEVQQGKDFIHTQQQLLQKQLNSSFDDETAALLNDCYTLEEKERLKEEWRLFEEQKGNFERERKNFTEAAIRLGHEKKTFEEDRAAWLKNQFLNMTPFVDRKRYSLSDSQSALSIRSEPELQQSYTPAKLTKSSTYTEFSTPYSSISAGLPSTTELCRTLHFIQPDTRHSKRGSWQEPSSPIRAENPFGKSKRSVRCRDPCILSLDKDGDSPI, from the exons ATGGGAGACTGGTCGAGGACTTCACCATTAGGTGTATCTATGG AGAACTCTGAGATCTCCAGTATATCACGGGTGACCCTCTCCTCGTCCAGACAAAACCACGATTCACTGTATTCCTCCTCTCTGCCGCTGTCCAAAAGCTCACACAATGTCCTGAGTGCCTTCTGCATCGAGGAGAACGTGCCACAATGCATTTTATACATCAACCAG GAGCTGGTTTCGTTAGGGCTCGCCTCCATGTGCATCGCAACGCCAGTGGAGGCCACGCTGAACTCCGTGCCCGCCCTGAACGCCATGTACGAGCTGCTGCAGGCGCAACGCCGCAGCCAGCGCTCCCTGGAGGAGCTTGAACGGGATCTGCTGAGGACCTCCAGCACCCTGGAGCACCTGCAGACCGGCAACTACAGGCTCAAG GATCAGTTGGAACTACTGAAGAGGGAGAAGTCTGGACTGCATGAGAAGGAGCGACAGCTGCAGCTTAAAATTGAGACCTTGCAAAGCTGCCTGAAGTCTGAAAAAGAGGAG ATCCAGAAGCTCCAGAATATCATTGCTGGCCGTGCCTCCCAGTACAGCCATGATGccaagaggaaggagagggagtgtGTCAAGCTGAAGGAGCGCCTGGGTCAACTGCTGATTGACAAACGGGATAAGAAACTAG CTATAGACGTATTGAACTACCTGGGTCGATCGGACGGCAAAAGGATCCAGTGGAAGACGGGGAAAGCTGGAACCAG CCATGAGGGAGACATGTACAAGTCTCTGCTGAATGACTACGAGGCTCGCCAGCAGTCTCTGATGGTGGAGAACAGCGAGCTGAAGAAAGTCCTCCAGCAGATGAAGAGGGACATGATGTACATCCTGAGTCCACACAAGCCCTGTGCCAAAGGGTCGCCCGGAGACGACAGTCACGAGCGG GGTTTCCCTCCGGCCGGtttggagggggaggatgaggtggGCGAGTGCAGCAGGGAGAACCTGGACCAGTCCTGTGAGCAGGCCCGGGAGCAGCTCACCTACAGCATCAGGCTGCAATGGAGGAGGCTGAAGAACCACATGGAGAAACTGGACAGCCAAG TGTCCCTGgcccagacccagcagcagtcTGGGAGCGAGGAGGCGGTTCCCAGGGAAGTCCACGAGGAGGAGATGCAGAGGATGAGGCTGGAAGTGCAACAGGGCAAGGACTTCATTCAcacccagcagcagctcctccag AAACAACTGAACTCCTCGTTCGACGATGAAACGGCAGCGCTCCTCAACGACTGCTACacgctggaggagaaggagcgccTCAAGGAGGAGTGGCGGCTCTTTGAGGAGCAGAAGGGCAACtttgagagggagaggaagaactTCACAGAGGCCGCCATCCGACTTGGACAcgag aaaaaaacatttgaagagGACCGGGCTGCCTGGCTCAAGAATCAATTTCTTAACATGACCCCATTTGTGGACCGAAAGAGATATTCCTTGTCTGACTCCCAGAGTGCCTTATCGATCA GAAGTGAGCCAGAGTTGCAGCAGTCTTACACACCAGCCAAACTGACCAAGTCCTCCACCTACACCGAGTTCTCCACTCCGTATTCTTCCATCAGTGCTGGCCTGCCATCCACGACAGAACTATGCCGTACACTCCACTTTATACAACCCGACACAAG ACACTCGAAGCGAGGGAGCTGGCAAGAGCCCAGCAGCCCCATTCGGGCAGAGAACCCTTTTGGGAAATCAAAGCGCAGTGTCCGATGTAGAGACCCTTGTATCCTCTCTCTGGACAAAGACGGCGACAGCCCCATTTGA